In a single window of the Coffea eugenioides isolate CCC68of chromosome 3, Ceug_1.0, whole genome shotgun sequence genome:
- the LOC113766512 gene encoding uncharacterized protein LOC113766512, with the protein MGGMSGSPQRRNDRYAPTYNPRWRNHPNFSYAQKPSGFQQPFSQRQHIQQPPISDSGMSLEDMVKSLADSTCQMRQDQQRFQQDQHRMQQDQQRFQQETRASIRTLEAQMSQLASSLSSFENSKRKLPFQVIPNPKDNASAMLLRSGKEVQSSKSEMDKGPRHLRKRRFAKAKKEESEKEISDIFRKVEINIPLLEAIKQLLKYARFLKGLCTNRNKLNLQDKVRVGENVSVVLQKKLQQKCKDPGSLKDTRVVIQLADRSNVYPEGVVEDVLVKVNEFIFPADIYIVDMNDKTSVNSAALLLGRPFMSTARTKIDVHEGTLSVEFDGETITFNIFDAMKYPDDTESVNYVSITNSIVQDHLEQNFMEEKLEFVLQQSKTNADVESEDEEDTLEAIMTLHSLPVLSDRSVDSFLPLPTSNERILPSVEQALELELNELSKHLKYAYLGDRNTLPVIIAKDLTAVQEEKLLRVLREYKPAIR; encoded by the exons ATGGGGGGTATGTCTGGATCTCCTCAAAGGAGAAATGATCGCTATGCGCCCACATACAACCCAAGGTGGCGGAACCACCCCAATTTTAGCTATGCTCAGAAACCTTCGGGTTTCCAACAACCATTTTCGCAGAGACAACATATTCAACAACCACCCATCTCTGATTCGGGTATGTCCTTGGAAGACATGGTTAAATCACTGGCTGATAGCACTTGTCAAATGCGGCAGGACCAACAGAGATTTCAGCAGGACCAACACAGAATGCAACAAGATCAACAGAGGTTCCAACAAGAAACACGCGCAAGCATTAGGACCTTGGAGGCCCAAATGTCACAATTGGCATCTTCATTGAGCAGTTTCGAAAATAGTAAAAGGAAGCTACCATTTCAGGTAATCCCCAATCCAAAGGATAATGCGAGTGCAATGCTTTTACGAAGTGGGAAGGAGGTGCAATCCTCCAAATCAGAGATGGACAAGGGCCCGAGACACCTGAGAAAGAGGAG GTTCGCTAAGGCAAAGAAAGAGGAATCGGAGAAGGAGATTTCGGACATCTTCCGGAAAGTGGAAATCAACATCCCACTGCTAGAAGCGATTAAGCAATTACTGAAGTATGCAAGGTTTCTGAAAGGGTTGTGCACTAACCGGAACAAGCTGAATCTCCAAGACAAGGTAAGAGTAGGTGAGAACGTGTCGGTAGTCCTCCAAAAGAAGTTGCAACAGAAGTGCAAggatccag GATCTCTAAAAGATACAAGAGTGGTGATTCAACTAGCGGATAGATCCAATGTTTACCCTGAGGGTGTAGTTGAAGATGTCTTGGTGAAGGTTAATGAGTTTATCTTCCCTGCTGATATTTACATTGTTGACATGAATGATAAAACATCCGTTAACTCAGCTGCACTCCTTCTGGGTAGGCCATTTATGAGTACGGCTAGAACCAAGATAGATGTGCATGAAGGCACCCTGTCTGTAGAGTTTGATGGGGAAACGATtacatttaatatttttgatgcaATGAAGTACCCGGATGATACTGAGTCTGTTAACTATGTTAGTATAACTAATTCCATTGTCCAAGATCACCTTGAACAGAATTTTATGGAGGAAAAATTGGAATTCGTGCTACAGCAAAGCAAGACGAATGCAGACGTGGAAAGTGAGGATGAGGAGGACACTCTAGAAGCCATTATGACACTACACTCGCTTCCTGTACTTTCCGACAGGTCAGTAGACTCATTCTTACCATTGCCTACTTCTAATGAAAGAATTTTACCTTCTGTGGAACAGGCACTCGAGTTGGAATTGAATGAGTTGTCGAAACATTTGAAGTATGCCTACCTTGGAGATCGCAACACCCTGCCGGTCATCATCGCAAAGGATTTGACCGCGGTACAAGAGGAAAAACTTCTAAGGGTTTTGCGAGAGTATAAACCAGCAATCAGATAG
- the LOC113766511 gene encoding uncharacterized protein LOC113766511, whose translation MLADIKGINPSVCMHHILLEPEAKPVRERQRKLNPAMKEVVMKEILKLLELGIIFPILDSAWEVECGNKEDHFPLPFIDEMLERLAGFYRRFIKDFSRIAQPLSQLLQKEATFDFGEDCELSFGTLKVGAVLGQRNGKCSHVIYYASKTLSSAQYNYTTTENKLLAIVFAFEKFRSYLLGSKVKVFSDHAALKYLLAKKESKPRLIRWVLLLQEFDWEIKDRKEVDNSVADHLSRLIREEEGVPISKVFPDEHLFQLRGEEPWFGVPRAIISDQGTHFCNRTIEALMRKYGVHEFPIEAPLRHHWESIPQPRVPATASKEAQAGPSSSADPSSWDTQVRHL comes from the exons ATGTTGGCGGATATTAAAGGTATTAATCCATCCGTGTGCATGCATCATATTCTCCTTGAACCAGAGGCAAAACCGGTAAGAGAGCGACAGAGAAAGCTCAACCCGGCCATGAAGGAGGTGGTGATGAAGGAGATTCTCAAGCTTTTAGAGTTAGGAATAATTTTTCCTATCTTAGATAGTGCATGG GAAGTTGAATGCGGCAACAAGGAAGATCACTTCCCATTACCATTCATAGATGAGATGCTTGAAAGGTTGGCGG GGTTCTACAGACGTTTTATAAAGGACTTCTCGCGAATCGCACAGCCATTGTCTCAACTACTTCAAAAGGAAGCGACTTTCGATTTTGGAGAGGATTGTGAACTGTCTTTTGGTACACTAAAGG TGGGAGCTGTACTCGGTCAGAGAAATGGGAAGTGTAGTCATGTCATCTACTATGCTTCAAAAACGCTGTCTTCAGCCCAATATAACTACACCACCACTGAGAATAAGCTTTTAGCCATTGTTTTtgcttttgaaaaatttagatCATATTTATTGGGCtcgaaagtaaaggttttctcTGACCATGCAGCTTTGAAATACCTTTTAGCAAAGAAGGAGTCTAAACCAAGACTCATTCGTTGGGTACTCCTGCTGCAAGAGTTTGACTGGGAGATCAAAGATCGGAAGGAGGTAGACAACTCAGTGGCAGACCATCTAAGTCGCTTGATTAGAGAAGAAGAAGGGGTGCCCATATCTAAGGTATTTCCAGATGAACACTTGTTTCAGCTCAGAGGTGAGGAGCCCTG GTTCGGCGTGCCCAGAGCAATCATCAGTGATCAAGGCACTCATTTCTGTAATCGCACCATTGAGGCACTAATGCGTAAGTATGGAGTTCACGAGTTCCCCATTGAGGCACCATTGAGGCACCATTGGGAGAGTATTCCCCAGCCACGAGTTCCAGCCACAGCGTCAAAGGAAGCTCAGGCGGGTCCTTCCTCCTCCGCTGATCCGTCGTCTTGGGACACCCAAGTTCGTCACCTATAG